One Stigmatopora argus isolate UIUO_Sarg chromosome 20, RoL_Sarg_1.0, whole genome shotgun sequence genomic region harbors:
- the sh3gl2b gene encoding SH3 domain containing GRB2 like 2b, endophilin A1, translated as MSVAGLKKQFHKATQKVSEKVGGAEGTKLDDDFKEMEKKVDVTGRAVLDIMTKTTEYLQPNPASRAKLSMINTMSKIRGQEKGPGYPQAESVLGDAMLKFGRELGDDSCFGLALIDAGEAMKELGDVKDALDMEVKQNFIDPLQNLHDKDLKEIQHHLKKMEGRRLDFDYKKKRQGKVQDDEIKQALEKFDESKEIAEQSMFNLLESDIEQVSQLAALVQAQLEYHSRTAQILQQLSSKMDDRIKEVSGKPRKEYVPKPRMTLELLPPSEGHNGSLHTAKSPGRSPAPLDQPCCRALYDFEPENEGELGFKEGDVITLTNQIDDNWYEGMIHGHSGFFPINYVDILVPLPH; from the exons ATGTCGGTTGCGGGCTTGAAGAAGCAGTTCCACAAAGCCACGCAG AAAGTCAGCGAGAAGGTGGGCGGCGCCGAAGGGACCAAGCTGGACGATGACTTCAAAGAGATGGAGAAG AAGGTGGACGTGACGGGCCGAGCGGTGCTGGACATCATGACCAAAACCACCGAGTACCTCCAGCCCAACCCGGCGTCCAGGGCCAAGCTCAGCATGATCAACACCATGTCCAAGATCCGAGGGCAGGAGAAGGGGCCGGGATACCCCCAGGCCGAGTCGGTGCTGGGGGACGCCATGTTGAAGTTCGGACGGGAACTCGGGGACGACTCCTGCTTCG GCCTGGCGCTGATCGACGCCGGCGAGGCCATGAAGGAGCTGGGCGACGTGAAGGACGCTCTGGACATGGAGGTGAAACAGAACTTCATCGACCCTCTGCAGAACCTCCACGACAAAGACCTAAAGGAGATCCAG CACCACCTGAAGAAGATGGAAGGCCGGCGTCTGGACTTTGACTACAAGAAGAAGCGTCAGGGCAAGGTGCAGGACGACGAGATCAAACAAGCGCTGGAGAAGTTCGACGAGAGCAAGGAGATCGCCGAGCAGAGCATGTTCAACCTCCTGGAGAGCGAC ATCGAGCAGGTGAGCCAGCTGGCGGCGCTGGTCCAGGCCCAGCTGGAGTACCACAGTCGCACGGCTCAGATCCTCCAGCAGCTCTCCAGCAAGATGGACGACAG GATAAAGGAAGTGTCGGGCAAGCCCAGGAAGGAGTACGTGCCTAAACCGCGCATGACCTTGGAGCTCCTCCCACCCAGCGAAGGCCACAACGGCAGCCTCCACACGGCCAAATCCCCCGGAAGATCGCCAG CGCCGCTGGACCAACCGTGCTGCCGCGCGCTCTACGACTTCGAGCCGGAGAACGAAGGCGAGCTGGGCTTCAAGGAGGGCGACGTCATCACGCTGACCAATCAGATCGACGACAACTGGTACGAGGGGATGATCCACGGCCACTCGGGCTTCTTCCCCATCAACTACGTCGACATCCTGGTGCCCCTCCCGCATTAA
- the LOC144065386 gene encoding acidic leucine-rich nuclear phosphoprotein 32 family member D-like, whose amino-acid sequence MDMKDMLSAELHQRSPKDVQELVLDNCRSNDGRIEGITEEFCNLETLSLINVRLTTLKDIPKLDKLKKLELSDNRISGGLEVLADRLKNLTHLHLSGNKFKDISTLEPLKNLPQLKSLDLFNCEVTNLADYRGSIFKLLPNLTYLDGFDIDDSCEASDSEGEVDDDEGCDSEDFEDEDEEEEEDDEVTVVAVEDDDEDDESGDDEDGDVDSEDDLDDEDDDEDEDGEAEDGSSPAAKGKKRKREPDVKDEDDD is encoded by the exons ATGGACATGAAAGACATGCTTTCCGCGGAGCTCCACCAACGGTCTCCGAAAGAC GTCCAGGAGCTGGTTCTGGACAACTGTCGATCCAACGACGGGCGAATTGAAGGCATCACCGAAGAGTTCTGCAATCTGGAGACGCTGAGCCTTATCAACGTCCGCCTGACCACTTTGAAAGACATTCCCAAACTGGACAAACTGAAAAAG CTGGAGCTGAGCGACAACAGAATCTCAGGCGGTCTGGAAGTTCTGGCCGACCGTCTGAAGAACCTGACGCATCTTCATCTCAGCGGCAACAAGTTTAAAGACATCAGCACGCTGGAGCCGCTG AAAAATCTGCCCCAGCTGAAGAGTCTGGACCTCTTCAACTGCGAGGTGACCAACCTGGCCGACTACAGAGGCTCCATCTTCAAGTTGCTCCCCAACCTCACCTACCTGGACGGCTTCGACATCGACGACAGCTGCGAGGCGTCCGACTCCGAGGGCGAGGTGGACGACGACGAAG GCTGCGACTCGGAAGACTTTGAGGAcgaggatgaagaggaggaggaggacgatgaAGTGACCGTGGTGGCGGtggaggacgacgacgaggatGACGAGAGCGGCGACGACGAG GATGGAGATGTCGACAGCGAGGACGACTTGGAtgacgaagacgacgacgaggacgaagaCG GGGAAGCAGAGGACGGATCGTCTCCGGCCGCCAAAGGAAAGAAGAGGAAGCGGGAACCCGACGTTAAAGACGAAGACGACGACTAA